Proteins found in one Streptomyces sp. NBC_00461 genomic segment:
- a CDS encoding NAD(P)/FAD-dependent oxidoreductase has product MNTVTRPRILVVGAGFAGVGCVRRLERKLAPDEADVTLVTPFSYQLYLPLLPQVASGVLTPQSVAVSLRRSKKYRTRIIPGGAIGVDLKAKVCVIRTITDQIVNEPYDYIVLAPGSITRTFDIPGLTEHAYGMKTLAEAAYIRDHVISQLDLADASDDPAERASRLQFVVVGGGYAGTETAACLQKLTHNAVKRYPRIAPGSIKWHLIDIAPKLMPELGDKLGRSAQEILGRRGIDVSLGVSIAKAGPEEVTFTDGRVVPTRTLIWTAGVVASPLIATLGAETVRGRLAVNAEMNLPGQDGVFALGDAAAVPDKAKDDESAVCPPTAQHAMRQGKHVADNVVATLRNRPLAPYVHKDLGLVVDLGGKDAVSKPLGIELRGLPAQAVARGYHWSALRTNVAKTRVLTNWVLNALAGDDFVRTGFQARKAARLKDFEFTDAYMTPEQVRAHVEGTDRKDA; this is encoded by the coding sequence ATGAACACCGTGACACGACCCAGGATCCTGGTGGTTGGGGCAGGCTTCGCCGGTGTGGGATGCGTCCGCCGGCTGGAGCGGAAACTCGCGCCCGACGAAGCGGACGTCACGCTGGTGACGCCGTTCTCCTACCAGCTCTACCTGCCCCTGCTGCCCCAGGTGGCCTCCGGGGTGCTGACGCCCCAGTCGGTCGCCGTCTCGCTGCGGCGCAGCAAGAAGTACCGCACCCGGATCATTCCGGGCGGAGCCATCGGCGTCGACCTGAAGGCCAAGGTCTGCGTCATCCGCACCATCACCGACCAGATCGTCAACGAGCCCTACGACTACATCGTGCTGGCCCCCGGCAGCATCACCCGTACCTTCGACATCCCGGGGCTCACCGAGCACGCGTACGGCATGAAGACCCTTGCCGAGGCCGCCTACATCCGCGACCACGTCATCTCCCAGCTCGACCTGGCCGACGCGAGCGACGACCCGGCGGAGCGCGCCTCGCGCCTGCAGTTCGTCGTGGTCGGCGGCGGGTACGCCGGCACCGAGACCGCGGCCTGTCTGCAGAAGCTGACGCACAACGCGGTCAAGCGCTACCCCCGCATCGCTCCCGGATCGATCAAGTGGCATCTCATCGACATCGCCCCGAAGCTGATGCCGGAGCTGGGCGACAAGCTCGGCCGCAGCGCGCAGGAGATCCTGGGACGGCGCGGCATCGACGTGTCGTTGGGCGTCTCCATCGCGAAGGCGGGACCCGAGGAGGTCACCTTCACCGACGGCCGTGTGGTGCCCACCCGCACCCTGATCTGGACCGCGGGTGTCGTCGCCAGCCCGCTCATCGCGACGCTCGGCGCGGAGACCGTGCGGGGCCGGCTCGCGGTGAACGCCGAGATGAACCTGCCTGGCCAGGACGGTGTGTTCGCGCTCGGCGACGCCGCGGCCGTGCCCGACAAGGCCAAGGACGACGAGAGCGCCGTCTGCCCGCCCACCGCCCAGCACGCGATGCGGCAGGGCAAGCACGTCGCCGACAACGTGGTCGCGACCCTGCGCAACCGGCCACTGGCCCCGTACGTCCACAAGGACCTCGGCCTCGTCGTCGACCTCGGCGGCAAGGACGCCGTCTCCAAGCCGCTCGGCATCGAACTGCGCGGCCTGCCCGCGCAGGCCGTCGCCCGCGGCTACCACTGGTCGGCCCTGCGCACGAACGTCGCCAAGACGCGCGTACTGACGAACTGGGTCCTCAACGCGCTCGCCGGCGACGACTTCGTCCGCACCGGCTTCCAGGCCCGCAAGGCCGCCAGGCTGAAGGACTTCGAGTTCACCGACGCCTATATGACACCGGAACAGGTGCGGGCCCACGTCGAGGGGACGGACCGTAAGGACGCGTGA
- a CDS encoding STAS domain-containing protein, translating to MSVAQNPLSVEVSLPAQDVALITVEGYLDVDTATEFQHHLANQLHHGRRHFLLDLSNVPFMDSSGMSIIVRVYQEARDLPGSVHIISPTPAVQRILDLTGVSITVPVSESAEEALARIIQAQG from the coding sequence GTGTCCGTTGCCCAGAACCCGTTGTCCGTGGAGGTCAGCCTGCCCGCCCAGGACGTGGCCCTGATCACGGTCGAGGGCTACTTGGACGTCGACACCGCGACGGAGTTCCAGCACCATCTGGCCAACCAGCTGCATCACGGCCGACGGCACTTTCTGCTGGACCTCTCGAACGTGCCGTTCATGGACTCCTCGGGCATGAGCATCATCGTGCGCGTCTACCAGGAGGCCCGCGATCTTCCCGGGAGCGTCCACATCATCTCCCCCACGCCCGCGGTGCAACGGATTCTCGACCTCACGGGCGTCAGCATCACGGTGCCGGTGTCGGAAAGCGCCGAGGAGGCACTCGCCCGCATCATCCAGGCCCAGGGGTGA
- a CDS encoding ATP-binding protein, producing the protein MSRPGMTRATVHVTTAAAARAHARSVVQEQWESAIGTACEEDVIDLLLVVSELVTNAIRHGDGLAGFDVTPTSDGVRISVQDNSDVVPDMAYGSGALPVVHHGNGYGWPLILRLAREITIEKRRGGGKTIGLLVPLRPADRRRQGAEQPA; encoded by the coding sequence GTGAGCCGGCCCGGCATGACACGGGCCACGGTCCACGTGACGACCGCGGCGGCGGCACGCGCACATGCGCGGTCGGTCGTCCAGGAGCAGTGGGAGTCGGCCATCGGCACGGCATGCGAGGAAGACGTCATCGACCTGCTTCTCGTCGTGTCCGAACTCGTGACCAACGCGATCCGGCACGGCGACGGACTCGCGGGGTTCGACGTCACCCCCACCTCCGACGGAGTCAGGATCTCCGTCCAGGACAACAGCGACGTGGTCCCGGACATGGCGTACGGATCCGGCGCCCTGCCGGTGGTGCACCACGGCAACGGCTACGGCTGGCCGCTGATCCTCCGTCTGGCACGCGAGATCACCATCGAGAAGCGGCGTGGCGGCGGAAAGACGATCGGCCTGCTGGTACCGCTACGGCCCGCGGACCGGCGCCGGCAGGGTGCCGAGCAGCCGGCCTGA
- a CDS encoding ATP-binding protein, which translates to MPTEPHWDMTFAPGELPERVTRFPGELRNVTDARLDAERFLGDLAEVTPPATPEHWDDILLVVTELAANAIQYAPGPFELTMRRSVDGVHVVMADTSTVPPAPRPFRPDGGGGGVGWHLLHALCSQISVTRNDKGKGIHVFLPW; encoded by the coding sequence ATGCCGACCGAGCCGCATTGGGACATGACATTCGCTCCCGGGGAGCTCCCTGAGCGTGTCACTCGCTTCCCCGGCGAGTTGCGCAACGTGACGGACGCCCGCCTGGACGCGGAGCGGTTCCTCGGCGATCTCGCGGAGGTGACACCTCCGGCGACACCGGAGCACTGGGACGACATTCTCCTGGTCGTCACGGAACTCGCCGCCAACGCGATCCAGTACGCGCCAGGACCCTTCGAGCTGACGATGCGCAGGTCCGTCGACGGCGTCCATGTGGTCATGGCCGACACGAGCACCGTCCCGCCGGCACCGCGCCCCTTCCGCCCCGACGGAGGCGGTGGCGGGGTCGGCTGGCACCTCCTGCACGCCCTGTGCAGCCAGATCAGCGTCACCAGGAACGACAAGGGGAAGGGCATTCACGTCTTCCTGCCCTGGTGA
- a CDS encoding AMP-dependent synthetase/ligase, with translation MRDFALAPPTVSALTGGLADSIFDTAALNPTLPLLARHPTLSSAAWEEVTAVEVRDEVVDLAKGLIASGISPGNRVAIMARTRYEWTVLSYALLAVGAEVVPIYPTSSRDQVEWILRDAGCVAVLVEDEQAVMTVGSVCGALPLLRHVWQLDAGALDDLVGRGRFIPIATVDSLRRIVLPDSTAAIIYTSGTTGHPLGCALSHRNLANPADTLLAGWGHTVVPPGEQQASVLAFLPFSHVYGLMVQSLCVRGGMVMGHEPDLSEEALSAALRSFRPTYICAVPSLFERIYKNFLRAAQEAGRGALFERAADTARDFAAALERHRLGGGSGPGFDLRLQHALFERTVYRKLRAALGGRVCRASSGGSTLSRELSLFFEGIGIYVNDGYGLTEVGGGVTAQPLGREMSGTVGQALPGTDIRVADDGEILVRGPSVFQGYVNNDEATRAALHGGWLATGDLGRLDSEGYLTITGRKKDIIVTSGGKSVAPAALEQRLRMHPLIHQAVVVGDNRPCVGALITLDPQFLAYWRGSLALQSDAPSREAREENALREEIGRAVAAANSAVSRSESIRVFRVLAEQFDMSNGLLTPSMKLRRDAIVRHYAFEIDAMYQARTRAPRQTVPDELAGWDETDNVFR, from the coding sequence ATGCGCGACTTCGCCCTCGCTCCCCCCACCGTCTCGGCCCTGACCGGCGGGCTGGCCGACAGCATCTTCGACACGGCAGCCCTGAACCCCACTCTTCCGTTGCTCGCGCGCCACCCCACCCTCTCCTCCGCCGCCTGGGAGGAGGTCACCGCCGTGGAAGTGCGCGACGAGGTCGTGGATCTGGCGAAGGGACTGATCGCGTCCGGCATTTCACCGGGCAACCGCGTGGCGATCATGGCGCGCACCCGCTACGAGTGGACGGTGCTCTCCTACGCCCTGTTGGCGGTGGGCGCCGAGGTCGTCCCGATCTATCCGACGTCCTCGCGCGACCAGGTGGAGTGGATCCTGAGGGACGCCGGCTGCGTGGCCGTGCTGGTGGAGGACGAGCAGGCGGTGATGACGGTCGGCTCCGTGTGCGGGGCGTTGCCGCTGCTGCGCCACGTCTGGCAGTTGGACGCGGGGGCGCTGGACGATCTGGTGGGGCGGGGCAGGTTCATCCCGATCGCCACGGTCGACTCGCTGCGCCGCATCGTGCTGCCGGACTCCACCGCCGCCATCATCTACACCTCCGGCACGACCGGTCATCCCCTGGGCTGCGCGCTGAGCCACCGCAATCTGGCGAACCCCGCCGACACGCTGCTCGCGGGCTGGGGTCACACGGTGGTGCCGCCCGGCGAGCAACAGGCGTCGGTCCTCGCCTTCCTGCCGTTCTCTCACGTGTACGGCCTGATGGTGCAGAGCCTGTGCGTCCGCGGCGGGATGGTGATGGGCCACGAACCGGACCTGAGCGAGGAAGCGCTGTCGGCCGCGCTGCGTTCCTTCCGTCCCACCTATATCTGCGCCGTCCCCTCCCTCTTCGAGCGGATCTACAAGAACTTCCTGCGCGCCGCTCAGGAGGCGGGCCGCGGTGCGCTGTTCGAACGGGCGGCGGACACGGCGCGGGATTTCGCAGCGGCCCTCGAACGACACCGGCTGGGCGGCGGTTCGGGTCCTGGTTTCGATCTCCGGCTGCAGCACGCCCTGTTCGAGCGCACGGTGTACCGCAAGCTGCGCGCCGCGCTCGGCGGCCGGGTGTGCCGGGCGTCGTCCGGCGGCTCGACCCTCAGTCGCGAACTGTCCCTCTTCTTCGAGGGGATCGGCATCTACGTCAACGACGGGTACGGACTCACGGAGGTCGGCGGCGGTGTCACCGCACAGCCGCTGGGCCGGGAGATGTCGGGGACGGTGGGGCAGGCCCTGCCGGGCACGGACATCAGGGTGGCCGACGACGGCGAGATCCTGGTGCGCGGGCCGTCGGTGTTCCAGGGCTACGTCAACAACGACGAGGCGACACGGGCGGCGCTGCACGGCGGCTGGCTGGCCACCGGGGACCTGGGGCGGCTGGACTCCGAGGGCTATCTGACGATCACCGGCCGCAAGAAGGACATCATCGTCACCAGCGGCGGCAAGAGCGTCGCCCCGGCCGCCCTCGAACAGCGGCTGAGAATGCATCCGCTGATCCATCAGGCGGTCGTCGTGGGCGACAACCGGCCCTGTGTGGGGGCCCTGATCACCCTTGACCCGCAGTTCCTGGCGTACTGGCGTGGTTCGCTGGCGCTGCAGAGCGACGCGCCGAGCCGGGAGGCCCGCGAGGAGAACGCGCTGCGGGAGGAGATCGGACGGGCCGTGGCCGCCGCCAACAGCGCGGTCTCGCGCTCGGAGTCGATCCGGGTCTTCCGTGTCCTCGCGGAGCAGTTCGACATGTCCAACGGGCTGCTCACGCCGTCCATGAAGCTGCGCCGGGACGCGATCGTGCGGCACTACGCGTTCGAGATCGACGCGATGTACCAGGCACGTACGCGCGCTCCGCGGCAGACCGTGCCGGACGAACTGGCGGGCTGGGACGAGACGGACAACGTCTTCCGGTGA
- a CDS encoding glutamate--cysteine ligase 2: protein MRTVGVEEELLLVDPETGEPKALSAAVLARAEQDDTDEGVFEKELYGQMLEFATHPQAEMADLSAEIVRCRKEAARHAGEIGCTVAALASSPLPVSPTVGKGTRYQWMVEQYGLAAQEQLVCGCHVHVAVDSDEEGVAVLDRVRPWLSVIAALSVNSPFWQGKDSHYDSYRSRVWQRWPSAGPTELFGSAERYHRRVADMVASGVILDEGMIYFDARLSQTYPTVEVRVADVCLHADTAVLVALLTRGLVETAAREWRAGHEPADHSVSLLRMAAWQAARSGLAEELLHPATMRRLPAETVVRALVEHVGDALADSGDLERAEATCARLLNGGTGARIQRDLLARTDSLRDVVTTCVRHTQE, encoded by the coding sequence GTGCGGACCGTCGGAGTGGAGGAGGAACTCCTCCTCGTGGACCCGGAGACCGGTGAACCGAAGGCGCTGTCCGCCGCGGTGCTGGCCCGGGCGGAGCAGGACGACACCGACGAGGGGGTGTTCGAGAAGGAGCTCTACGGTCAGATGCTGGAGTTCGCCACGCATCCCCAGGCCGAGATGGCGGACCTGAGCGCGGAGATCGTCCGCTGCCGCAAGGAGGCAGCACGGCACGCCGGGGAGATCGGGTGCACGGTGGCCGCCCTCGCCAGCTCGCCGCTGCCGGTGAGCCCGACCGTGGGGAAGGGCACCCGCTACCAGTGGATGGTGGAGCAGTACGGTCTCGCCGCCCAGGAGCAGCTGGTGTGCGGCTGCCACGTCCATGTGGCCGTCGACTCCGACGAGGAGGGCGTCGCGGTCCTCGACCGCGTCCGGCCCTGGCTTTCGGTGATCGCGGCACTCAGTGTCAACTCCCCTTTCTGGCAGGGCAAGGACAGCCACTACGACAGCTATCGCAGCCGCGTGTGGCAGCGTTGGCCCTCGGCCGGGCCGACCGAGCTCTTCGGGTCGGCCGAGCGCTATCACCGCCGCGTGGCGGACATGGTCGCGAGCGGGGTGATCCTCGACGAGGGGATGATCTACTTCGACGCGCGCCTGTCCCAGACGTACCCCACGGTGGAGGTCCGGGTCGCGGACGTGTGCCTGCACGCCGACACGGCCGTCCTCGTCGCGCTGCTGACCCGGGGCCTGGTCGAGACGGCCGCGCGCGAGTGGCGGGCGGGCCACGAGCCGGCGGACCACAGCGTCAGCCTGCTCCGGATGGCCGCCTGGCAGGCCGCGCGCTCCGGTCTCGCCGAGGAGCTGCTGCACCCCGCGACCATGCGCCGGCTGCCCGCCGAGACCGTGGTGCGTGCGCTGGTGGAACACGTCGGCGACGCGCTCGCCGACAGCGGTGACCTGGAGCGCGCCGAGGCGACCTGTGCCCGGCTGCTGAACGGCGGCACGGGCGCGCGGATTCAGCGCGACCTGCTCGCACGGACCGACAGTCTGCGGGACGTTGTCACGACGTGCGTGCGACATACACAGGAGTAG
- the glgB gene encoding 1,4-alpha-glucan branching protein GlgB gives MALRDTSLPEPSGPLIARSAAAPALDPGDRERLLTGRHHDPHALLGAHPVAGGIAFRALRPYARTVGVVVGGERHRLASEGDGLFSGVLPLDTIPEYTLVVGYADGEHETADPYRFLPALGELDLHLIREGRHEQLWKVLGAEPMTHDAVAGTRFTVWAPNAQGVRVAGEFTCWDGTALPMRSLGAAGVWELFVPGIGEGARYKFEITSRYGGRFLKADPMARCTEVPPATASVVTAPHYEWGDAEWMAHRGDIPVHEAPFSVYEIHLPSWRPGLTYRQLAEQLPAYVKDLGFTHVELMPVAEHPFGPSWGYQVTSYYAPTARLGSPDDLRHLIDALHQAGIGVIMDWVPAHFPKDDWALARFDGDPLYEPGDSRRAEHPDWGTYEFDFGRVEVRNFLVANAVYWCEEFHIDGLRVDAVASMLYLDYSRDSGQWTPNVHGGREDLDAVAFLQEMNATVYRRAPGVVTIAEESTAWDGVTRPTESGGLGFGLKWNMGWMHDSLGYMEHEPVHRKYHHNEMTFSMVYAYSENYVLPISHDEVVHGKQSLVSKMPGDWWQQRANHRAYLGFMWAHPGKQLLFMGQEFAQGSEWSQAHGPDWWLVSSGYGAEPDHRGVRDLVRDLNSVYRGTPALWQQDTRPSGFQWVMGDAAEDNVFAFLRFAADGTPLLAVSNLSPVVRHDYHLWAPDSVPAWREALNTDAARYGGSDVTNPDDLKVVEGRITLTLPPLATVWLTPLG, from the coding sequence GTGGCACTGCGTGACACCTCGCTCCCCGAGCCGTCCGGCCCGCTCATCGCCAGGAGCGCTGCCGCTCCTGCGCTGGACCCCGGCGACCGCGAACGCCTGCTCACCGGCCGGCACCATGATCCGCACGCGCTGCTGGGCGCCCACCCGGTCGCGGGCGGCATCGCCTTCCGCGCCCTGCGCCCGTACGCCCGCACGGTCGGTGTCGTCGTCGGCGGGGAGCGGCACCGGCTGGCCTCCGAGGGCGACGGCCTGTTCTCCGGCGTGCTGCCCCTCGACACGATCCCCGAGTACACGCTGGTGGTCGGGTACGCGGACGGTGAGCACGAGACGGCGGACCCGTACCGCTTCCTGCCCGCGCTCGGCGAACTCGACCTGCATCTCATCCGTGAGGGCCGGCACGAGCAGCTGTGGAAGGTGCTCGGCGCCGAGCCGATGACCCACGACGCGGTGGCGGGCACCCGGTTCACCGTGTGGGCGCCGAACGCCCAAGGGGTCCGGGTCGCCGGGGAGTTCACCTGCTGGGACGGGACGGCGCTGCCGATGCGTTCGCTGGGCGCGGCCGGGGTGTGGGAGCTGTTCGTGCCCGGCATCGGTGAGGGCGCCCGCTACAAGTTCGAGATCACCTCCCGCTACGGCGGCCGTTTCCTCAAGGCCGACCCGATGGCCCGCTGCACCGAGGTACCGCCCGCGACGGCGTCCGTGGTGACGGCCCCGCACTACGAGTGGGGCGACGCGGAGTGGATGGCACACCGTGGGGACATCCCGGTGCACGAGGCGCCGTTCTCGGTGTACGAGATTCATCTGCCGTCCTGGCGACCGGGGCTGACGTATCGTCAACTCGCCGAGCAGCTGCCGGCGTACGTGAAGGACCTCGGTTTCACCCATGTCGAGCTGATGCCGGTCGCCGAGCACCCCTTCGGGCCCTCCTGGGGCTACCAGGTCACCTCCTACTACGCGCCGACCGCACGGCTCGGCAGCCCCGACGACCTCCGGCACCTGATCGACGCCCTGCATCAGGCGGGCATCGGCGTGATCATGGACTGGGTTCCCGCCCACTTCCCCAAGGACGACTGGGCGTTGGCGCGGTTCGACGGGGATCCGTTGTACGAACCGGGCGACTCGCGGCGGGCCGAGCACCCGGACTGGGGGACCTACGAGTTCGACTTCGGGCGCGTCGAGGTGCGCAACTTCCTTGTGGCGAACGCCGTTTACTGGTGCGAGGAGTTCCACATCGACGGCCTGCGGGTGGATGCCGTGGCCTCCATGCTGTACTTGGACTACTCGCGTGACTCGGGCCAGTGGACGCCCAACGTGCACGGTGGGCGCGAGGACCTGGACGCGGTGGCGTTCCTGCAGGAGATGAACGCGACCGTGTACCGGCGGGCACCCGGTGTGGTGACCATCGCCGAGGAGTCGACGGCGTGGGACGGGGTGACCCGCCCCACCGAGAGCGGTGGTCTGGGCTTCGGGCTGAAGTGGAACATGGGCTGGATGCACGACTCGCTCGGCTACATGGAGCACGAGCCGGTGCACCGCAAGTACCACCACAACGAGATGACGTTCTCGATGGTGTACGCCTACAGCGAGAACTACGTCCTGCCCATCTCCCACGACGAAGTGGTGCACGGCAAGCAGTCGTTGGTGTCGAAGATGCCGGGCGACTGGTGGCAGCAGCGCGCCAACCACCGCGCGTACCTGGGCTTCATGTGGGCCCACCCGGGCAAGCAACTCCTGTTCATGGGCCAGGAGTTCGCCCAGGGGTCGGAATGGTCACAGGCGCACGGCCCGGACTGGTGGCTGGTCTCTTCCGGCTACGGTGCGGAGCCGGATCACCGCGGCGTCAGGGACCTGGTCCGCGACCTCAACTCCGTCTACCGGGGCACACCGGCTCTGTGGCAGCAGGACACCCGGCCGTCCGGTTTCCAGTGGGTGATGGGGGACGCCGCCGAGGACAACGTCTTCGCGTTCCTGAGGTTCGCCGCCGACGGCACCCCGCTGCTCGCGGTCTCCAACCTCTCCCCCGTCGTCCGCCACGACTACCACCTCTGGGCGCCCGACTCCGTCCCCGCCTGGCGGGAGGCCCTCAACACCGACGCCGCGCGCTACGGCGGAAGCGACGTCACCAACCCGGACGATCTCAAGGTGGTGGAGGGCAGGATCACCCTCACGCTGCCGCCGCTCGCCACCGTGTGGCTGACCCCGTTGGGGTGA
- a CDS encoding maltokinase N-terminal cap-like domain-containing protein has translation MQKTASLRPRCSVATGPMASLAGLLREWLPRQRWFAGKDRPVTDLGLLSVTELFPGCLHLLVHAGPTGVPAPSGAAPAGDCYQLLLGVRKHLSPRLGRALIGRAETGPLAGLMVYDALQDPRSAQLLLERLRRPGTAGPLCFEGDPSVQVPAGLVPRVLEAEQSNSSLVYGDAFILKVFRRIQPGVNPDLEVPGALAEQGCGRVPAPVAWFRTTHPQEATLGVLQPFLPDASDGWALALQALASGDDFTVQAHELGRATADVHLALAAAFPTGAHDESARTAAAMAERLDSAAHCVPALRPHVPGLRTAFGALVACDPGPPAQRIHGDLHLGQVLRAGRDWFVIDFEGEPSRPLAERRSAQSPVRDIAGMLRSFDYAARQRRPWRPEWARRCREAYCAGYAERAGWDPRKKHGLLRAYETDRAVYEVLYEARHRPGWLPVPMAAIERLAVRGG, from the coding sequence ATGCAGAAGACCGCATCGCTCCGTCCCAGATGCAGCGTCGCCACCGGTCCCATGGCCTCGCTCGCCGGGCTGCTGCGCGAGTGGCTGCCGCGGCAGCGCTGGTTCGCGGGCAAGGACCGGCCGGTCACGGACCTCGGTCTGCTGTCCGTGACCGAGCTGTTCCCGGGCTGTCTGCATCTGCTGGTGCACGCCGGTCCCACCGGGGTTCCCGCGCCCAGCGGTGCCGCGCCGGCCGGTGACTGCTACCAGCTGCTGCTCGGCGTGCGCAAACACCTGTCGCCGAGGCTCGGCCGGGCGCTGATCGGCAGGGCGGAGACGGGACCGCTGGCCGGCCTCATGGTGTACGACGCGCTGCAGGATCCGCGTTCGGCGCAGTTGCTCCTGGAGCGGCTGCGGCGCCCCGGCACGGCGGGTCCGCTGTGCTTCGAGGGCGACCCGTCCGTGCAGGTGCCCGCCGGGCTCGTGCCGCGGGTGCTGGAGGCCGAGCAGTCCAACTCCTCGCTGGTGTACGGCGACGCGTTCATCCTCAAGGTCTTCCGGCGCATCCAGCCCGGCGTCAACCCGGACCTGGAGGTGCCCGGGGCGCTCGCCGAGCAGGGCTGCGGGCGGGTACCGGCGCCCGTGGCCTGGTTCCGTACGACACATCCGCAGGAGGCGACGCTCGGCGTACTGCAGCCGTTCCTGCCCGACGCCTCCGACGGCTGGGCGCTGGCCCTGCAGGCGCTCGCCTCCGGCGACGACTTCACCGTGCAGGCCCACGAGCTGGGCCGGGCCACCGCGGACGTGCATCTCGCGCTGGCCGCGGCCTTCCCCACCGGGGCCCACGACGAGAGCGCGCGGACGGCGGCGGCGATGGCCGAGCGCCTGGACTCCGCGGCGCACTGCGTGCCCGCGCTGCGTCCCCATGTACCGGGGCTGCGCACCGCCTTCGGCGCGCTGGTCGCCTGCGATCCCGGCCCGCCGGCCCAGCGCATCCACGGCGACCTGCACCTGGGCCAGGTGCTGCGGGCCGGCCGGGACTGGTTCGTCATCGACTTCGAGGGCGAGCCGTCCCGCCCTCTCGCCGAGCGCCGCAGCGCCCAGTCCCCGGTGCGCGACATCGCGGGCATGCTGCGCTCCTTCGACTACGCCGCCCGGCAGCGCCGGCCCTGGCGCCCGGAGTGGGCCCGACGCTGTCGCGAGGCGTACTGCGCGGGCTACGCCGAGCGGGCCGGCTGGGACCCGCGCAAGAAGCACGGCCTGCTGCGTGCCTATGAGACCGACCGAGCCGTGTACGAGGTCCTGTACGAAGCCCGGCACCGACCGGGCTGGCTCCCCGTACCCATGGCGGCGATCGAACGTCTCGCCGTAAGAGGAGGCTGA